The following proteins come from a genomic window of Kocuria palustris:
- a CDS encoding IS110 family transposase, producing the protein MTTPTPAVYIGLDVGKSDHHAVALTTAGERVYDKALPNDETRLRAILDDLAAAHGPVLLVVDQPATIGALPVAVAQSCEDVEVAYLPGLAMRRIADLHPGSAKTDARDAAIIAEAARTMPHTLRAIRVDDEQIAELAMLAGADDDLAAQITASSNRLRGLLTQIHPALERVLGPRITHPAVADLLGRYPTPGKLKTAGPGHVRARLRKHAPRLANTLTEEIFEALAQQTVVVAGTEAAATVVPILAEQLAGLLQQRARLATQVEAVVEAHPLHPVLISMPGIGVRTAARILTEVVGKDFADAGHLASYAGIAPVTRRSGTSIRGEHAPRGGNKRLKRALFLSAFASLHHGPSRAYYDRKRAQGKRHNQALIALARRRTDVLYAMLRDGTLYEDPTTPPASSSVALAA; encoded by the coding sequence ATGACCACCCCAACCCCGGCCGTGTACATCGGCCTCGACGTCGGCAAATCCGACCACCACGCCGTCGCCCTCACCACCGCTGGCGAAAGGGTCTACGACAAGGCACTGCCCAACGACGAAACCCGGCTGCGGGCCATCCTCGACGACCTCGCCGCAGCCCACGGGCCCGTGCTGCTCGTGGTCGACCAGCCGGCCACGATCGGTGCCCTGCCCGTGGCCGTGGCGCAGTCCTGCGAAGACGTGGAAGTGGCCTACCTGCCCGGGCTGGCGATGCGCCGGATCGCAGACCTGCACCCGGGCTCGGCCAAGACCGATGCCCGTGATGCCGCGATCATCGCCGAAGCAGCACGCACCATGCCCCACACCCTGCGGGCTATCCGTGTGGATGATGAGCAGATCGCTGAGCTGGCCATGCTCGCTGGCGCCGATGATGATCTCGCCGCTCAGATCACCGCTTCCTCCAACCGGCTGCGCGGGCTGCTGACCCAGATCCACCCCGCCCTGGAGCGCGTGCTGGGACCGAGGATCACGCACCCGGCAGTAGCGGATCTGCTAGGCCGGTACCCGACCCCGGGCAAGCTCAAGACCGCCGGGCCCGGGCACGTGCGCGCCCGGCTGCGCAAGCACGCACCCCGACTGGCGAACACTCTGACGGAGGAGATCTTCGAAGCCCTGGCCCAGCAGACCGTCGTGGTCGCTGGCACCGAGGCCGCAGCCACCGTCGTGCCGATTCTGGCCGAGCAGCTCGCCGGGCTGCTCCAGCAGCGGGCCAGGCTGGCCACCCAGGTGGAGGCTGTCGTGGAGGCCCACCCTCTTCATCCGGTCCTGATCTCGATGCCCGGTATCGGGGTCAGGACCGCAGCACGGATTCTCACCGAAGTCGTGGGCAAGGACTTCGCCGATGCCGGGCACCTGGCCTCCTACGCCGGCATCGCCCCCGTCACCCGCCGCTCAGGGACCTCGATCCGCGGCGAGCACGCACCCCGCGGAGGCAACAAGCGCCTGAAGCGCGCCCTGTTCCTCTCGGCCTTCGCCTCACTGCACCACGGCCCCTCGAGGGCCTACTACGACCGAAAACGAGCCCAGGGCAAGCGCCACAACCAAGCGCTGATCGCCCTGGCGCGGCGGCGCACTGACGTGCTCTACGCGATGCTGCGGGATGGCACCCTGTACGAAGACCCGACCACGCCTCCGGCGTCGTCGTCAGTCGCTCTGGCGGCTTGA
- the ftsZ gene encoding cell division protein FtsZ codes for MDTTPQNYLAVIKVVGIGGGGVNAVNRMIEEGLRGVEFIAINTDAQALLMSDADVKLDVGRELTRGLGAGANPDVGRQAAEDHHEEIEEVLKGADMVFVTAGEGGGTGTGGAPVVARIARSLGALTIGVVTRPFTFEGRRRSNQAENGIETMRDEVDTLIVIPNDRLLSISDRNVSMLDAFKSADQVLLSGVQGITDLITTPGLINLDFADVKSVMQGAGSALMGIGSAQGEDRAVKAAELAIASPLLEASIDGAHGVLLSIQGGSDLGLFEINEAARLVQEVAHPEANIIFGAVIDDALGDSARVTVIAAGFDSLSQETNANANSPAAQQAASTRAAFGAGAGAPSTASSSSAQRGGQSSGFGGSQSGSWGSSPASSAPSNDDVPDDAGFDVDLPPESGAPKSSGRKDSLDFPDFLK; via the coding sequence ATGGACACCACGCCCCAGAACTATCTGGCCGTCATCAAGGTCGTCGGCATCGGCGGCGGCGGCGTCAACGCCGTCAACCGCATGATCGAGGAGGGACTCCGCGGTGTGGAGTTCATCGCGATCAACACGGATGCCCAGGCGCTGCTGATGTCGGATGCCGACGTCAAGCTCGATGTCGGCCGTGAGCTGACCCGCGGCCTCGGCGCCGGCGCCAACCCGGATGTCGGCCGTCAGGCCGCCGAGGACCACCACGAGGAGATCGAGGAGGTCCTGAAGGGGGCCGACATGGTCTTCGTGACCGCCGGCGAGGGCGGCGGCACGGGCACCGGCGGCGCTCCGGTCGTCGCGCGCATCGCCCGCTCGCTGGGCGCGCTGACCATCGGCGTCGTGACCCGTCCGTTCACCTTCGAGGGCCGTCGCCGCTCGAACCAGGCCGAGAACGGCATCGAGACCATGCGCGACGAGGTCGACACGCTCATCGTCATCCCGAACGACCGCCTGCTGTCCATCTCGGACCGCAACGTGTCCATGCTGGATGCGTTCAAGTCCGCGGACCAGGTGCTGCTGTCGGGCGTGCAGGGCATCACCGACCTGATCACCACCCCGGGTCTGATCAACCTCGACTTCGCGGATGTCAAGTCCGTCATGCAGGGCGCGGGCTCCGCGCTCATGGGCATCGGCTCGGCGCAGGGCGAGGACCGTGCGGTCAAGGCCGCGGAGCTGGCGATCGCCTCGCCGCTGCTCGAGGCCTCGATCGACGGCGCCCACGGCGTGCTGCTGTCCATCCAGGGCGGCTCGGACCTCGGCCTGTTCGAGATCAACGAGGCCGCTCGCCTGGTCCAGGAGGTCGCCCACCCGGAGGCCAACATCATCTTCGGCGCGGTCATCGACGACGCCCTGGGTGACAGCGCCCGCGTCACCGTGATCGCGGCGGGCTTCGACTCCCTGTCGCAGGAGACCAACGCCAACGCGAACTCGCCGGCCGCGCAGCAGGCGGCCTCGACCCGCGCCGCCTTCGGTGCAGGTGCCGGCGCTCCGTCCACCGCCTCCAGCTCCTCCGCTCAGCGCGGCGGCCAGAGCTCGGGCTTCGGCGGCTCGCAGTCGGGCTCGTGGGGCTCCAGCCCGGCGTCCTCTGCCCCGTCGAACGACGACGTTCCGGACGACGCGGGCTTCGACGTCGACCTCCCGCCGGAGAGCGGCGCACCCAAGTCCTCGGGCCGCAAGGACTCGCTGGACTTCCCGGACTTCCTCAAGTGA
- a CDS encoding cell division protein FtsQ/DivIB: MAGGPRPRQPRFGGTSGSSSTQRGREQEPVETAGGAESPSSAGAETPRVRVNSRDKVAALDEQRESEFEPVPTGGGRFSDWRRTLQLGSSRSGSRGSARDGHDGDDSRRLSPALRRLVRLAVAVLIVVLIVWGVFFSPLFSVRSLQVEGLSLTDQGAAEEALQPLEGKSMTRISSEDVESLLTQFPAVASVDTSASGSGTLRVEVQERIPVAAVEDGDGWQLVDREGTQLEQLTDSEQIQVPVIAGGTDVLGSEDWDTVSSVLASLPSSLLEQVQTARAESGGVVMLELQDGVTVRWGDDTDSALKAEVLAELVDASEATGAVEVYDVSAPRHPVLE; the protein is encoded by the coding sequence ATGGCGGGCGGACCCCGACCCCGCCAGCCGCGCTTCGGCGGCACATCCGGCTCCTCCTCCACGCAGCGCGGACGCGAGCAGGAGCCGGTCGAGACCGCCGGCGGGGCAGAGTCCCCGTCGTCCGCCGGTGCCGAGACCCCGCGCGTGCGCGTCAACAGCCGGGACAAGGTCGCAGCGCTCGACGAGCAGCGCGAGTCCGAGTTCGAGCCCGTGCCCACAGGAGGCGGGCGATTCAGCGACTGGCGGCGCACGCTGCAGCTGGGCTCGTCCCGCTCGGGATCCAGGGGCTCGGCGCGCGACGGGCACGACGGCGATGACAGTCGTCGGCTGTCCCCGGCGCTGCGCCGCCTGGTGCGTCTGGCGGTGGCCGTGCTGATCGTGGTCCTGATCGTGTGGGGCGTGTTCTTCTCCCCGCTGTTCTCGGTGCGCTCCCTGCAGGTCGAGGGCCTCTCCCTGACCGACCAGGGGGCCGCCGAGGAGGCGCTGCAGCCGCTGGAGGGCAAGTCCATGACCCGCATCTCCTCCGAGGATGTCGAGTCCCTGCTCACGCAGTTCCCGGCAGTCGCCTCGGTGGACACCAGCGCCAGCGGCAGCGGGACCCTGCGCGTCGAGGTCCAGGAGCGGATCCCGGTCGCTGCGGTCGAGGACGGCGACGGCTGGCAGCTCGTGGACCGCGAGGGCACACAGCTCGAGCAGCTCACCGACAGCGAGCAGATCCAGGTCCCGGTGATCGCCGGCGGCACCGACGTGCTGGGCAGCGAGGACTGGGACACGGTCAGCTCGGTGCTGGCCTCGCTGCCCTCGTCGCTGCTCGAGCAGGTCCAGACGGCCCGAGCCGAATCGGGCGGGGTCGTGATGCTCGAGCTGCAGGACGGGGTCACGGTGCGCTGGGGCGATGACACCGACAGCGCCCTGAAGGCCGAGGTCCTGGCCGAGCTCGTGGATGCCTCGGAGGCCACCGGCGCGGTCGAGGTCTACGACGTCTCCGCTCCCCGTCATCCGGTGCTGGAGTAG
- the murC gene encoding UDP-N-acetylmuramate--L-alanine ligase, giving the protein MSTDPGTGSPNESMGVDTDPAELGPTHLIGIGGAGMSAVARLLLAHGVSVSGSDAQESRGLAALRERGARISIGQAAGNIADARTVVVSTAIRETNPELAAAREAGLRVLHRSQALGVAMRGSQVVAVAGTHGKTTTSSMAAVALQECGQEPSWAIGAHVADLGTNAHLGRGRWFVAEADESDGSFLSYAPTIAVVTNIEPDHLDHYGSEEAFFQAFEDFADTLRPGGTLVACQDDSGSRRLAEAVRRRGGSVVTYGTDASAQIRVSEIRTEGIGATAELSLGEGADLRSHRLRLEVPGEHNVLNAAAAFAVTQIVGVPAEDALRGLAGFHGSDRRFDLKGEARGVRVIDDYAHHPTEVRAALTAARRVAGEDRVLVLFQPHLFSRTQAFAGEFAQALEIADDAWVLPIYAAREDPVEGVSSDLIADAAGDSVRSAFDPQEAIAQIAAQAREGDLVLTVGAGDVTAFGPRLLSALEDSGQAGASA; this is encoded by the coding sequence GTGAGCACTGATCCCGGAACCGGGTCCCCGAACGAGTCCATGGGCGTGGACACCGATCCCGCCGAGCTGGGGCCCACCCACCTGATCGGCATCGGGGGCGCCGGCATGTCCGCCGTCGCCCGCCTGCTGCTGGCCCACGGGGTGAGCGTCTCCGGATCGGATGCCCAGGAGTCCCGCGGGCTCGCCGCGCTGCGCGAGCGCGGGGCCCGCATCAGCATCGGGCAGGCGGCCGGGAACATCGCCGACGCCCGGACCGTCGTCGTCTCGACCGCGATCCGCGAGACCAACCCCGAGCTGGCCGCGGCTCGGGAGGCCGGGCTGCGCGTGCTGCACCGCTCCCAGGCCCTCGGGGTGGCCATGCGCGGCTCCCAGGTGGTCGCGGTCGCCGGCACGCACGGCAAGACCACCACGTCGTCCATGGCGGCAGTGGCGCTGCAGGAGTGCGGGCAGGAGCCGTCGTGGGCCATCGGCGCGCACGTGGCCGATCTGGGCACCAACGCCCACCTGGGCCGCGGCCGCTGGTTCGTGGCCGAGGCCGACGAGTCCGACGGCTCGTTCCTCTCCTACGCGCCCACGATCGCCGTGGTCACGAACATCGAGCCCGACCACTTGGATCACTACGGCTCCGAGGAGGCCTTCTTCCAGGCCTTCGAGGACTTCGCGGACACCCTCCGCCCCGGCGGCACCCTGGTGGCATGCCAGGACGATTCCGGTTCGCGCCGGCTGGCCGAGGCCGTGCGCCGCCGCGGCGGCAGCGTGGTCACCTACGGCACCGATGCCTCCGCGCAGATCCGCGTGAGCGAGATCCGCACCGAGGGCATCGGCGCCACCGCCGAGCTGAGCCTGGGGGAGGGCGCCGACCTCCGCAGCCACCGCCTGCGCCTGGAGGTCCCCGGCGAGCACAACGTGCTCAACGCGGCAGCGGCCTTCGCCGTCACCCAGATCGTCGGGGTCCCCGCGGAGGACGCCCTGCGGGGCCTGGCCGGTTTCCACGGCTCCGACCGCCGATTCGACCTCAAGGGAGAGGCCCGCGGCGTGCGGGTCATCGACGACTACGCGCATCACCCCACCGAGGTGCGCGCCGCGCTGACGGCCGCACGGCGCGTGGCGGGGGAGGACCGCGTCCTGGTGCTCTTCCAGCCCCACCTCTTCTCCCGCACGCAGGCCTTCGCGGGCGAGTTCGCCCAGGCCCTCGAGATCGCCGACGACGCCTGGGTCCTGCCGATCTACGCAGCGCGCGAGGACCCGGTCGAGGGCGTCTCCTCGGATCTGATCGCCGATGCCGCCGGGGACTCGGTGCGCAGCGCCTTCGACCCCCAGGAGGCGATCGCTCAGATCGCGGCCCAGGCACGGGAGGGAGATCTGGTGCTCACGGTCGGCGCCGGGGACGTCACCGCGTTCGGCCCCCGCCTGCTCAGCGCACTGGAGGACTCCGGGCAGGCCGGGGCCTCGGCCTGA
- the murG gene encoding undecaprenyldiphospho-muramoylpentapeptide beta-N-acetylglucosaminyltransferase — translation MSDHDVHPTESQRPVNVVLAGGGTAGHVSPLLAIAAAVRRAEPAAQVTAVGTASGMETRLVPAAGLPLETIDRVPLPRRPSVDLLKLPVRLRGAIGQAGRIIDESRADVVVGVGGYVCTPVYLAARRRGVPVVIHEANARPGLANRVGARFAAVVATAFPNTPLKGARTVGMPMRREISQLDRAAAQSGARQRLGLDPERPTVIVTGGSSGAVAINRTIQGIVPGIAEQGYQLLHITGRDKPVLTPDLRPLEAEGYRQVEYVDGMEDVYAAADLLIARAGAATVSEVAAVGLPAIFVPLPIGNGEQALNARSLVEAGAARLVEDSDFTPEWYRANVLPLLTAPEGLAEMTRAARGAGVRDADATMAELILQEARREH, via the coding sequence ATGAGCGACCACGACGTCCACCCGACCGAGTCCCAGCGCCCCGTGAACGTGGTGCTGGCCGGCGGAGGCACCGCGGGGCATGTCTCGCCGCTGCTGGCGATCGCAGCGGCGGTGCGTCGCGCCGAGCCCGCAGCGCAGGTCACCGCGGTCGGCACCGCCTCGGGCATGGAGACCCGCCTGGTCCCGGCCGCCGGTCTGCCGCTGGAGACCATCGACCGCGTTCCGCTGCCCCGCCGACCCTCCGTGGATCTGCTCAAGCTGCCCGTGCGCCTGCGCGGGGCGATCGGCCAGGCCGGGCGGATCATCGACGAGAGCCGTGCCGACGTGGTGGTGGGCGTGGGCGGCTACGTCTGCACCCCCGTGTACCTGGCGGCCCGCCGTCGCGGCGTCCCTGTCGTGATCCATGAGGCCAACGCCCGCCCCGGGCTGGCCAATCGCGTCGGAGCCCGCTTTGCCGCCGTTGTGGCCACCGCCTTCCCGAACACGCCGCTGAAGGGCGCCCGCACGGTGGGGATGCCCATGCGCCGGGAGATCTCGCAGCTCGACCGCGCGGCCGCCCAGAGCGGGGCCCGGCAGCGCCTCGGCCTGGACCCGGAGCGCCCCACCGTGATCGTGACCGGCGGCTCCTCCGGGGCGGTGGCCATCAACCGCACGATCCAGGGGATCGTGCCGGGGATCGCCGAGCAGGGCTACCAGCTGCTGCACATCACCGGCCGCGACAAGCCCGTGCTCACCCCGGACCTGCGCCCGCTGGAGGCCGAGGGCTATCGGCAGGTGGAGTACGTCGACGGCATGGAGGACGTCTACGCCGCCGCCGATCTGCTGATCGCCCGCGCCGGGGCCGCGACCGTCTCCGAGGTGGCCGCCGTCGGACTGCCCGCGATCTTCGTGCCGCTGCCGATCGGCAACGGCGAGCAGGCGCTCAACGCCCGCTCCCTCGTGGAGGCCGGCGCCGCCCGGCTCGTCGAGGACTCCGACTTCACCCCCGAGTGGTACCGCGCGAACGTGCTGCCTCTGCTCACGGCCCCCGAGGGCCTGGCCGAGATGACCCGTGCGGCACGAGGGGCAGGCGTGCGCGATGCGGACGCGACCATGGCTGAACTGATCCTGCAGGAGGCACGACGTGAGCACTGA
- the ftsW gene encoding putative lipid II flippase FtsW, translating into MSPRTAAVATRLRDRIDERSGPLRGVEHRVRSGPLLQSYYALAVCAVLLFAIGATMVLSASAVESISAEQSAYGLFVRQLIFGALGLIAMFALSRVPARVMRRLAILAFWVSAVILALVVPFGVEVGGNRNWLSVGGFTLQPSEIAKLTCILALGVWLGRVAGRIRTLKDALWPSAVAVVVPVLFVMYGRDMGTAGIFLLIYLAAVFFAGMPIRWILTAFAAGAAVSVLFVISAPHRMERVTSWLTGDCDPSAGCYQAMHGLSALATGGWWGVGLGQSRSKYNYVPEAHNDFIFAIIGEELGLLGTVTILVLFAVMAVAMARILMRSTSGFERIVTGGVLAWLIGQAFVNIGMVTGVLPVIGVPLPFISYGGSSLLMCLSAVGVVMSFARQPSVGMVEAIPQPRSRPVAARRPLPGDDAYDAYDHEGRYDDLMDDEREPIAEVHDIRRGRVLRSRGDS; encoded by the coding sequence GTGAGCCCGCGGACCGCAGCCGTGGCCACCCGGCTGCGGGACCGGATCGACGAGCGGTCCGGCCCGCTGCGCGGGGTCGAGCACCGGGTCCGCAGCGGCCCGCTGCTGCAGTCGTACTACGCGCTGGCCGTGTGCGCCGTGCTGCTGTTCGCGATCGGCGCCACGATGGTGCTCTCCGCCTCTGCGGTCGAGTCGATCTCCGCCGAGCAGTCGGCCTACGGCCTGTTCGTGCGCCAGCTGATCTTCGGCGCGCTGGGGCTGATCGCCATGTTCGCGCTCTCGCGCGTCCCGGCCCGGGTCATGCGGCGGCTGGCGATCCTGGCGTTCTGGGTCTCGGCGGTCATCCTGGCGCTCGTGGTGCCGTTCGGCGTCGAGGTCGGCGGCAACCGGAACTGGCTGTCGGTCGGCGGCTTCACGCTGCAGCCCTCGGAGATCGCCAAGCTGACCTGCATCCTGGCCCTGGGCGTGTGGCTCGGCCGCGTGGCGGGGCGCATCCGCACGCTCAAGGACGCGCTGTGGCCCTCGGCCGTGGCCGTCGTCGTGCCGGTGCTGTTCGTGATGTACGGCCGCGACATGGGCACGGCCGGCATCTTCCTGCTGATCTACCTGGCCGCCGTGTTCTTCGCCGGCATGCCCATCCGCTGGATCCTCACGGCCTTCGCCGCCGGTGCCGCGGTGTCGGTGCTCTTCGTGATCTCCGCGCCCCACCGCATGGAGCGCGTGACCTCCTGGCTGACCGGCGACTGCGACCCCTCCGCGGGCTGCTACCAGGCCATGCACGGGCTCTCCGCGCTGGCCACCGGAGGCTGGTGGGGAGTCGGGCTGGGGCAGTCGCGCTCCAAGTACAACTACGTCCCCGAGGCCCACAACGACTTCATCTTCGCGATCATCGGCGAGGAGCTCGGACTGCTCGGCACCGTCACCATCCTGGTGCTGTTCGCCGTGATGGCCGTGGCCATGGCCCGGATCCTGATGCGCTCCACCTCGGGCTTCGAGCGCATCGTGACCGGCGGCGTCCTGGCCTGGCTGATCGGGCAGGCCTTCGTGAACATCGGCATGGTCACCGGCGTGCTGCCGGTGATCGGGGTGCCGCTGCCGTTCATCAGCTACGGCGGCTCGTCGCTGCTGATGTGCCTGTCCGCCGTGGGCGTCGTGATGTCCTTCGCCAGGCAGCCCTCGGTCGGGATGGTCGAGGCGATCCCGCAGCCGCGCTCGCGCCCCGTCGCCGCCCGACGGCCGCTGCCGGGCGACGATGCGTACGATGCCTACGACCACGAGGGCCGCTACGACGACCTCATGGACGATGAGCGCGAGCCCATCGCCGAGGTCCACGACATCCGCCGCGGAAGGGTCCTCCGCAGCCGCGGCGATTCGTGA
- the murD gene encoding UDP-N-acetylmuramoyl-L-alanine--D-glutamate ligase → MIHASNDNPILDDPRLASLTSWDADWAGLRVVVLGIGISGFAAADTLIELGARVVVIDGQDSEANRQKAETLGIVGAADVLLGAQAVAGLPQVDGQDPQLVVTSPGFRPDDPVLSEAVARGIQIWGDVELAWRIRERAGRPTAAWVCITGTNGKTTTVQMAEAMLQAGGLKALAVGNVGTPILDALRDPVDYDVLAVELSSFQLHWAHSLSPLAAVCLNVAEDHMDWHGGFENYVADKSRIYENCQVAAVYSVSDPRTRQMVEEADVVEGCRAIGFTAGNPDVSMLGVVEGLLVDRAFLDDRRNQALEVGLVESIKPVPTPHGVTNALAAAALARAAGVSGEDIAQGLAAWEPGGHRIQPVAKTFGVVWVDDSKATNPHAAAASLSAFDPVVWIAGGLAKGTDSSALVAAHARRLRAVVLIGTDNDRLEAALAASAPDVPILRAADGLEDASDGEAVMRAAVEAAHRVAVDGDTVLMAPAAASMDQFRDYAHRGDAFARSVADLLERLS, encoded by the coding sequence GTGATCCATGCCAGCAATGACAACCCCATCCTGGACGATCCTCGGCTGGCGTCGCTGACCAGCTGGGACGCCGACTGGGCGGGCCTGCGCGTGGTCGTGCTGGGCATCGGCATCTCGGGCTTCGCCGCCGCGGACACGCTGATCGAGCTCGGCGCCCGCGTGGTCGTGATCGACGGCCAGGACTCGGAGGCCAACCGGCAGAAGGCCGAGACGCTGGGCATCGTGGGCGCCGCGGACGTCCTGCTGGGCGCGCAGGCCGTGGCCGGGCTGCCCCAGGTCGACGGCCAGGACCCGCAGCTCGTGGTGACCTCTCCCGGCTTCCGCCCCGATGACCCCGTCCTGTCCGAGGCCGTCGCGCGCGGCATCCAGATCTGGGGCGACGTCGAGCTGGCCTGGCGCATCCGCGAGCGCGCGGGGCGCCCCACCGCTGCGTGGGTGTGCATCACCGGCACCAACGGCAAGACCACCACCGTGCAGATGGCCGAGGCCATGCTCCAGGCCGGCGGGCTCAAGGCCCTGGCCGTGGGCAACGTGGGCACCCCGATCCTCGACGCCCTGCGCGATCCGGTGGACTACGACGTCCTGGCCGTCGAGCTGTCCAGCTTCCAGCTGCACTGGGCGCACTCGCTGTCCCCGCTGGCCGCGGTATGCCTCAACGTGGCCGAGGACCACATGGACTGGCACGGCGGCTTCGAGAACTACGTGGCCGACAAGTCGCGGATCTACGAGAACTGCCAGGTCGCCGCCGTGTACAGCGTCAGCGACCCCCGCACCCGGCAGATGGTCGAGGAGGCGGACGTCGTCGAGGGCTGCCGGGCCATCGGCTTCACCGCGGGCAACCCTGACGTGTCCATGCTGGGCGTGGTCGAGGGCCTGCTCGTGGACCGGGCCTTCCTGGACGACCGCCGCAACCAGGCGCTGGAAGTCGGGCTGGTGGAGTCGATCAAGCCCGTGCCGACCCCGCACGGCGTGACCAATGCGCTGGCGGCCGCCGCCCTGGCCCGAGCCGCAGGCGTCTCCGGCGAGGACATCGCCCAGGGTCTCGCCGCTTGGGAGCCGGGCGGGCACCGCATCCAGCCCGTGGCCAAGACCTTCGGGGTGGTGTGGGTCGATGACTCCAAGGCCACGAACCCGCACGCCGCCGCCGCCTCGCTGTCGGCCTTCGACCCGGTCGTGTGGATCGCCGGCGGGCTGGCCAAGGGCACGGACAGCTCCGCCCTGGTCGCCGCCCACGCGCGCCGCCTGCGGGCGGTGGTGCTGATCGGCACCGACAACGACCGGCTGGAGGCCGCTCTGGCCGCTTCTGCTCCCGACGTGCCGATCCTGCGCGCCGCCGACGGCCTCGAGGACGCCTCCGACGGCGAGGCCGTCATGCGCGCCGCCGTCGAAGCCGCCCACCGCGTGGCCGTGGACGGGGACACCGTGCTGATGGCCCCGGCCGCGGCCTCTATGGACCAGTTCCGGGACTACGCCCACCGCGGGGACGCGTTCGCGCGCAGCGTGGCCGATCTCCTGGAGCGCCTGTCGTGA
- the mraY gene encoding phospho-N-acetylmuramoyl-pentapeptide-transferase, giving the protein MIQIIVAAALGLLLSILGTPLFIRFLASRGYGQFIREDGPSSHQTKRGTPTMGGVAILGSAVIAYLASHTVVGLVTGEWTGPTASGLLAAFLMLGMGFVGGIDDAKKITKKQNLGLSPGGKIALQGTIGTVFALLTVMLPDARGRTPGSTEVSLTRDTGLDLGLGQLGGGLVEALTSERTIVLVILGLILYVVWVNLIATATTNAVNLTDGLDGLATGASILVFSGYLLITLWQSDHLCGEGGPGLCYTVRDPSDLTVLAAALVGALIGFLWWNTSPAKIFMGDTGSLGLGGALAAFAILTRTELLLVLIAGLFVLITVSVILQVGWFKLSGGKRIFKMAPLQHHFELKGWQEVTIVVRFWIIAGLFTAVALAVFYGEWLISNGGAFL; this is encoded by the coding sequence ATGATCCAGATCATCGTCGCCGCTGCACTGGGCCTGCTCCTCTCGATCCTGGGCACCCCGCTGTTCATCCGCTTCCTGGCCAGCCGCGGCTACGGCCAGTTCATCCGCGAGGACGGGCCCTCGAGCCACCAGACCAAGCGCGGCACGCCCACCATGGGCGGCGTGGCCATCCTGGGCTCGGCCGTGATCGCCTACCTGGCCTCGCACACTGTCGTGGGCCTGGTCACGGGGGAGTGGACCGGTCCCACCGCCTCCGGGCTGCTGGCCGCGTTCCTCATGCTCGGCATGGGCTTCGTCGGCGGGATCGACGACGCCAAGAAGATCACCAAGAAGCAGAACCTGGGCCTGAGCCCGGGCGGGAAGATCGCCCTGCAGGGCACGATCGGCACAGTCTTCGCGCTGCTCACGGTGATGCTGCCCGATGCCAGGGGCCGCACACCCGGCTCCACCGAGGTCTCGCTCACCCGCGACACCGGGCTCGACCTGGGCCTCGGGCAGCTGGGAGGCGGGCTCGTCGAGGCCCTGACCTCCGAGCGGACCATCGTCCTCGTGATCCTGGGCCTGATCCTCTACGTCGTGTGGGTCAACCTCATCGCGACCGCCACCACCAACGCCGTCAACCTCACCGACGGGCTGGACGGGCTGGCCACGGGCGCGTCGATCCTCGTGTTCTCCGGCTATCTCCTGATCACCCTGTGGCAGTCCGACCACCTGTGCGGCGAGGGCGGGCCCGGGCTGTGCTACACCGTGCGCGACCCCTCCGACCTCACCGTCCTGGCGGCGGCGCTGGTGGGCGCGCTGATCGGCTTCCTGTGGTGGAACACCTCCCCGGCCAAGATCTTCATGGGCGACACCGGCTCGCTGGGCCTGGGCGGCGCCCTGGCGGCGTTCGCCATCCTCACCCGCACCGAGCTGCTGCTCGTGCTCATCGCCGGGCTGTTCGTGCTCATCACCGTCTCGGTGATCCTGCAGGTCGGCTGGTTCAAGCTCTCCGGCGGCAAGCGCATCTTCAAGATGGCGCCCCTGCAGCACCACTTCGAGCTCAAGGGATGGCAGGAGGTCACGATCGTCGTGCGCTTCTGGATCATCGCCGGGCTCTTCACGGCCGTCGCGCTCGCGGTGTTCTACGGCGAGTGGCTCATCTCCAACGGAGGCGCGTTCCTGTGA